A stretch of Cicer arietinum cultivar CDC Frontier isolate Library 1 chromosome 5, Cicar.CDCFrontier_v2.0, whole genome shotgun sequence DNA encodes these proteins:
- the LOC101511967 gene encoding uncharacterized protein — MENQHLLETKEASSHAVEKLQVDASAIQNEDLDKGAKAQDIGHDGPEFDSKLDDISDAIKDGKDGRSKSDTDEDVETKSEIKVNNVGQEYSGEPKNEETNLDGNSGQNDLAKEEDGSRDKESTHTDRKEDEIPSEDNNLEPVFDGTEVPGLEVIRSTSTRRLDGDQDSPGVVEKAVALKNFVREKSAVAVSTMLRRLSGKGDEASVGNFDDEGKDVSNISEVNEAKLVSEKPVEKSAWNPLNYIKKSSDVDAENKTEQRDSITDGPLPPLAIKGRIIMYTKLGCQESSEIRLFLRTKRLRFVEINIDIYPSRKMELEKMSGSTSVPKVFFNEIFIGGLNELTILDESGQLSEKIDFLTTEAPLFETPSPPSSEEDDISSSGAIDELALIVLKMKESITVKDRLYKMRRFTNCFLGSDALDFLSEDQYLERQEAVEFARKLASKLFFRHVLDENLFEDGNHVYRFLDDDPIVVSQCHNIRRGIITITPKPLAEIASRLRFLASAMFEAYAFEDGCRVDYTSLHGSEEFARYLRTVEELQRVEIWDLSREEKLAFFINLYNMMAIHAILILGHPDGSLERRKLFGEFKYVIGGSTYSLSAIQNGILRGNQRPPYNLKKPFGSKDKRSKVALPYPEPLIHFALVCGTRSGPALRCYSPGKIDEELLDAARKFLRSGGLVIDLAAKAAYASKILKWYSIDFGKSEVEVIKHVSNYLDPADSEILLDLLASSELKVTYQPYDWGLNW, encoded by the exons ATGGAAAATCAACACTTGTTGGAGACAAAGGAAGCAAGTTCCCATGCTGTTGAAAAGCTGCAAGTGGATGCTTCTGCCATTCAGAATGAAGATCTGGATAAAGGGGCAAAAGCTCAGGATATTGGTCATGATGGCCCTGAGTTTGACAGTAAACTGGATGATATATCGGACGCGATAAAGGACGGCAAAGATGGAAGGTCTAAGTCTGATACTGATGAAGACGTAGagaccaaatctgaaattaaagTCAATAATGTTGGACAGGAGTATTCTGGTGAGCCTAAAAATGAAGAAACAAATCTAGATGGCAATTCAGGACAGAATGATTTGGCGAAAGAAGAGGATGGCAGTAGAGACAAAGAATCCACGCATACGGATCGGAAGGAAGATGAAATTCCAAGTGAGGACAACAATTTGGAGCCTGTATTTGATGGAACAGAGGTTCCAGGGTTGGAAGTTATCCGGAGCACATCTACCCGTAGATTGGATGGAGATCAGGACAGTCCAGGTGTGGTTGAGAAGGCAGTAGCTCTTAAAAATTTTGTCAGGGAGAAAAGTGCAGTGGCAGTCTCCACTATGCTACGTCGCCTTTCTGGAAAAGGTGACGAAGCTTCTGTGGGTAATTTTGATGATGAAGGCAAGGATGTTTCAAACATCTCAGAAGTCAATGAAGCCAAATTGGTTTCTGAGAAGCCAGTGGAGAAATCTGCCTGGAATCCCTTAAATTATATTAAGAAGTCGTCTGATGTTGATGCTGAAAACAAAACTGAGCAGAGGGATTCAATAACAGATGGTCCACTGCCACCTTTAGCCATTAAAGGAAGGATTATAATGTACACAAAACTAGGGTGTCAAGAATCTAGTGAGATTAGGCTATTTTTACGTACAAAAAGGCTTAGGTTTGTGGAAATCAATATAGATATATACCCCAGTAGAAAGATGGAGCTGGAGAAGATGTCTGGATCTACTTCTGTTCCCAAGGTGTTTttcaatgaaatatttattGGAGGCTTGAATGAGCTAACAATCTTGGATGAGTCTGGACAGCTTAGCGAGAAGATTGACTTTCTTACTACTGAAGCACCACTATTTGAAACCCCATCACCACCATCTTCTGAAGAGGATGATATTTCCAGCAGTGGAGCAATTGATGAATTGGCTCTTATTGTACTCAAAATGAAAGAATCCATTACTGTGAAGGACAGATTGTACAAAATGCGCAGGTTCACCAACTGTTTTCTGGGCTCAGATGCTTTAGACTTTTTATCAGAAGATCAATATTTGGAAAGACAAGAG GCTGTTGAATTTGCTCGAAAGCTTGCCAGCAAACTCTTCTTTCGACATGTTCTTGA TGAAAACCTATTTGAGGATGGTAATCACGTGTATCGGTTTTTGGATGATGATCCAATTGTTGTGTCACAATGTCACAACATTCGTAGAGGCATCATTACCATCACTCCCAAGCCTTTAGCAGAAATTGCATCAAGGCTGAGGTTTCTAGCCTCTGCAATGTTTGAAGCCTATGCTTTTGAAGATGGATGCCGTGTTGATTATACAAGCTTGCATGGAAGTGAGGAGTTTGCAAG GTATCTGAGAACAGTGGAAGAGCTCCAAAGAGTGGAAATATGGGATTTGTCTAGAGAAGAGAAACTTGCTTTCTTTATTAATCTTTATAATATGATGGCCATCCATGCGATCTTAATATTGGGTCATCCAGATGGATCACTGgaaagaagaaaattatttGGAGAGTTCAAGTATGTTATAGGTGGCTCCACCTACTCACTTTCAGCTATTCAAAATGGCATATTGAGGGGAAACCAGCGACCTCCATATAACCTTAAGAAGCCATTCGGTTCAAAAGATAAACGCTCAAAG GTGGCACTCCCTTACCCTGAGCCTCTGATTCATTTTGCTTTGGTATGTGGCACCCGATCTGGGCCTGCTCTCCGGTGCTATTCTCCTGGAAAAATTGACGAAGAATTATTGGATGCAGCTCGCAAATTCCTGAGAAGTGGAGGCCTTGTAATTGATTTGGCTGCAAAGGCTGCATATGCTAGTAAGATCCTTAAATG GTACAGTATAGATTTTGGCAAGAGCGAGGTTGAGGTGATCAAGCATGTGTCAAACTATTTAGATCCAGCTGACTCAGAAATATTATTGGACCTGCTTGCCTCTTCTGAGTTGAAGGTGACATATCAGCCTTATGACTGGGGTTTGAACTGGTAG
- the LOC101511642 gene encoding tRNA (carboxymethyluridine(34)-5-O)-methyltransferase, translating into MKQINTESVSSLSTPEIEKKFVHHVYDAIAPHFSSTRFAKWPKVASFLSSLPSGSLILDAGCGNGKYLGFNQNCFFIGCDISPSLIKICLDRGHEVLVADAVNLPYRTGFGDAAISIAVLHHLSTENRRRKAIEELIRVVKKGGLVLITVWAVEQEDTNLVTKWTPLAEKYVEEWQGPGSPRARVPSSVSLESIPESEESSLGGEGVKVCKEGKVLGDLKEEKNVKNQQEYFVPWHLPYHRAEISGASAHALATGLATKDDIKGAVVYNRYYHVFSEGELESLTNGITNARVVDQFFDKSNWCIILEKTS; encoded by the exons ATGAAACAAATCAACACTGAATCCGTTTCCAGTTTATCCACCCCTGAAATCGAAAAAAAGTTCGTTCATCACGTTTACGATGCAATTGCCCCACATTTCAGTTCAACTCGTTTCGCCAAATGGCCAAAAGTTGCTTCATTTTTATCATCATTACCTTCAGGATCCCTTATTCTTGATGCAGGTTGTGGGAATGGAAAATACTTAGGGTTTAATCAAAATTGCTTTTTTATAGGATGTGATATTAGTCCTTCATTGATTAAAATATGTTTAGATAGAGGACATGAAGTTCTTGTTGCCGATGCTGTTAATCTTCCTTATAGAACTGGTTTTGGTGATGCAGCAATATCTATAGCTGTGTTACATCATTTAAGCACCGAGAATAGGAGGAGGAAAGCTATCGAAGAATTGATTCGCGTTGTTAAAAAGGGTGGTCTTGTTTTGATTACTGTTTGGGCTGTTGAACAAGAGGATACAAATTTGGTTACTAAATGGACACCACTTGCTGAAAAATATGTTGAAGAGTGGCAAGGACCGGGGAGTCCACGTGCTCGGGTACCTTCATCGGTTTCGTTGGAAAGTATTCCGGAAAGTGAGGAGAGTAGTTTGGGTGGTGAGGGAGTCAAAGTTTGTAAAGAGGGTAAAGTTTTAGGAGATTTGAAGGAAGAAAAGAATGTGAAGAATCAACAGGAGTATTTTGTTCCTTGGCATTTACCTTATCATCGGGCCGAAATTAGCGGCGCCTCTGCTCATGCTCTGGCTACAGGTCTTGCTACTAAAGATGACATAAAGGGTGCTGTAGTGTATAACAGATATTATCATGTTTTTAGTGAAGGCGAGCTTGAAAG CTTGACAAATGGAATCACCAATGCTAGAGTAGTTGatcaattttttgataaatCCAACTGGTGTATTATTCTAGAGAAGACGTCGTGA